The following proteins are encoded in a genomic region of Paenibacillus sp. FSL R7-0273:
- the remB gene encoding extracellular matrix regulator RemB, which produces MYIHLGGEKVIRSSELIAIFDISIEKSSKVSKQFILHSGQDKKLERIGEEEAKSIVVTKNTVYYSPISSSTLKKRAKILLEI; this is translated from the coding sequence GGAAAAGGTTATAAGATCCTCAGAGCTGATAGCAATATTTGATATATCAATTGAGAAATCCTCTAAGGTATCTAAACAGTTTATTCTTCATTCCGGACAGGACAAGAAATTGGAACGGATCGGTGAAGAGGAAGCCAAATCCATTGTCGTCACCAAGAATACGGTATACTACTCCCCCATTTCCTCCTCCACTCTCAAAAAAAGAGCCAAAATCTTGTTGGAAATATAA